A genomic stretch from Bradyrhizobium quebecense includes:
- the rimP gene encoding ribosome maturation factor RimP gives MTDPTATSVDTELLAEPRLVVEPGVAARVAAVAVPVLQGMGYRLVRIKVSGDAGCTVQIMAERPDGSMQLEDCEAISRALSPVLDVADPIERAYRLEISSPGIDRPLVRRSDFERYTGHLVKIEMAVAHQGRKRFRGLLAGVEGNAVRIKRDDSRPTEDAEVLLVMEDISDARLVLTDELIEESMRRGKAAERELRREFGLAPPQPAHARKGDPAKSQKPKPKPAHKPGTKPAPTNTKKHRLAAERARRGEIDPFEGD, from the coding sequence ATGACCGATCCGACCGCCACGTCCGTGGACACCGAACTGCTCGCCGAGCCGCGGCTTGTCGTCGAGCCCGGGGTCGCGGCGCGCGTCGCCGCCGTCGCGGTCCCGGTGCTGCAGGGCATGGGCTATCGCCTGGTCCGCATCAAGGTCTCGGGCGACGCCGGCTGCACCGTGCAGATCATGGCGGAGCGTCCCGACGGCTCGATGCAGCTCGAGGATTGCGAGGCGATCTCGCGCGCGCTGTCGCCGGTGCTCGATGTCGCCGACCCGATCGAGCGCGCCTACCGGCTGGAAATCTCGTCGCCCGGAATTGACCGGCCGCTGGTGCGCCGCTCCGACTTCGAGCGCTACACCGGGCATCTGGTGAAGATCGAAATGGCGGTGGCGCATCAGGGCCGCAAGCGGTTCCGCGGCCTGCTCGCCGGCGTCGAAGGCAATGCGGTGCGCATCAAGCGCGACGATTCACGTCCCACCGAGGACGCTGAAGTTCTCCTGGTGATGGAAGACATTTCGGACGCGCGGCTGGTGCTGACCGACGAGCTGATCGAGGAATCGATGCGCCGCGGCAAGGCCGCCGAGCGCGAGCTGCGCCGCGAGTTCGGCCTCGCGCCGCCGCAGCCGGCCCACGCCAGGAAGGGCGATCCTGCGAAGAGTCAGAAGCCGAAACCCAAGCCTGCTCACAAGCCCGGCACCAAGCCGGCCCCGACCAACACCAAAAAGCACCGCCTGGCCGCCGAACGCGCGCGCCGTGGCGAGATCGATCCATTCGAAGGAGACTAA
- the nusA gene encoding transcription termination factor NusA, producing MAVSANKLELLQIADAVAREKSIDRSIVIAAMEDAIAKAARARYGSETDVHAEIDAKKGELRLTRHMLVVDVVENSSNQISLHDAQRANPGAQVGDTIADTLPPLEYGRIAAQSAKQVIVQKVREAERDRQYQEFKDRIGDIVNGIVKRVEYGSVIVDLGRGEAIVRRDEMLPREVFRNGDRVRAYIFDVRRETRGPQIFLSRTHPQFMAKLFAQEVPEIYDGIVEIKAVARDPGSRAKIGVISRDSSVDPVGACVGMRGSRVQAVVNELQGEKIDIIPWSPDIATFVVNALAPAEVAKVVIDEDRERIEVVVPDTNNQLSLAIGRRGQNVRLASQLTGWDIDILTEQEESERRQADFENSTRVFMEALNVDEVVGQLLASEGFTSVEELALVDVKELAGIEGFDEETATELQTRAREYLEQLEAELEVKRKELGVEDAMKDVPGVTGKMLVKLGENDVKTVEDLAGCATDDLVGWTERKEGGEPTKHAGFLDGIEVSRDEAEALIMQARLKAGWITEADLAKPAEEAEAAEAETAS from the coding sequence ATGGCAGTCAGCGCCAACAAACTCGAACTGCTGCAGATCGCAGACGCAGTTGCGCGCGAAAAGTCGATCGACCGCTCCATCGTGATCGCGGCGATGGAAGACGCCATCGCCAAGGCCGCGCGTGCCCGCTACGGCAGCGAGACCGACGTCCATGCCGAGATCGACGCCAAGAAGGGCGAACTGCGGTTGACCCGCCACATGCTGGTGGTCGATGTCGTCGAGAACTCGTCGAACCAGATTTCGCTGCACGATGCGCAGCGCGCCAATCCGGGCGCCCAGGTCGGCGACACCATCGCCGACACGCTGCCGCCGCTGGAATATGGCCGTATCGCCGCGCAGTCCGCCAAGCAGGTGATCGTGCAGAAGGTGCGCGAAGCCGAGCGCGACCGGCAGTACCAGGAATTCAAGGACCGCATCGGCGACATCGTCAACGGCATCGTCAAGCGCGTCGAATATGGCAGCGTGATCGTCGACCTCGGCCGTGGCGAAGCGATCGTGCGCCGCGACGAGATGCTGCCGCGCGAAGTGTTCCGCAACGGCGACCGCGTCCGCGCCTACATCTTCGACGTCCGCCGCGAGACCCGCGGTCCGCAGATCTTCCTGTCGCGCACCCATCCGCAGTTCATGGCGAAGCTGTTCGCGCAGGAAGTGCCCGAAATCTACGACGGCATCGTCGAGATCAAGGCGGTCGCCCGCGATCCCGGCTCGCGCGCCAAGATCGGTGTGATCTCGCGCGATTCCTCGGTCGATCCGGTCGGCGCCTGCGTCGGTATGCGCGGATCGCGCGTGCAGGCCGTGGTGAACGAGCTGCAGGGCGAGAAGATCGACATCATTCCGTGGTCGCCCGACATCGCGACCTTTGTCGTCAACGCGCTGGCGCCGGCTGAAGTCGCCAAGGTCGTGATCGACGAAGACCGCGAGCGCATCGAGGTCGTGGTTCCCGACACCAACAACCAGCTCTCTCTGGCGATCGGCCGCCGCGGCCAGAACGTTCGTCTCGCCTCGCAGCTGACCGGCTGGGACATCGACATCCTGACCGAGCAGGAAGAGTCGGAGCGCCGCCAGGCCGACTTCGAGAACTCGACCCGCGTGTTCATGGAAGCGCTCAATGTCGACGAGGTGGTCGGCCAGCTGCTCGCCTCCGAAGGCTTCACCTCGGTCGAGGAACTCGCGCTGGTCGACGTCAAGGAACTCGCCGGTATCGAAGGTTTCGACGAGGAGACCGCTACCGAGCTGCAGACCCGCGCCCGTGAATATCTGGAACAGCTTGAGGCTGAACTCGAGGTCAAGCGCAAGGAACTCGGCGTCGAGGACGCCATGAAGGACGTGCCCGGCGTCACCGGCAAGATGCTGGTGAAGCTCGGCGAGAACGACGTGAAGACCGTTGAGGATCTGGCCGGCTGTGCCACCGACGACCTGGTCGGCTGGACCGAGCGCAAAGAAGGCGGCGAGCCGACCAAGCATGCCGGGTTCCTCGATGGCATCGAGGTCTCGCGCGACGAGGCCGAGGCCCTGATCATGCAGGCCCGTCTGAAGGCCGGCTGGATCACCGAGGCCGACCTTGCCAAGCCTGCTGAGGAGGCCGAGGCCGCCGAAGCAGAAACGGCGTCGTAA
- a CDS encoding RNA-binding protein gives MLAQADPDLDDGPRMQKSATTRMCAVSREVRPIDELIRFVIAPTGEVIPDLKRKLPGRGMWVSASRRSVAEAVRRHQFSKGFKRDVRVAPTLPADTDALLVRGVTEALAMAAKAGQVVAGFGKVEDALNRSETAALIHASDGAADGIRKLGAIVRQRGEKRGESPVIAVVNVLTSEELDLALGRSNVIHAALLAGPASKTFLSRCQMLVRYRMADDDKTAEAARNSRA, from the coding sequence ATGCTCGCTCAGGCTGACCCCGATCTCGACGATGGGCCGCGGATGCAGAAGTCCGCGACCACGCGGATGTGCGCGGTCAGCCGCGAGGTGCGTCCGATCGACGAACTGATCCGGTTCGTCATCGCGCCCACGGGCGAGGTGATCCCGGATCTCAAGCGCAAGCTGCCGGGCCGCGGAATGTGGGTTTCCGCATCGCGGCGCAGCGTTGCGGAAGCGGTCCGTCGTCACCAATTTAGCAAGGGATTCAAGCGCGATGTCCGCGTCGCGCCGACCCTTCCCGCCGACACCGACGCCCTCCTGGTCCGCGGCGTCACCGAGGCCCTGGCGATGGCCGCCAAGGCCGGTCAGGTCGTCGCGGGCTTCGGCAAGGTCGAGGACGCCCTCAACCGGAGCGAAACTGCAGCCCTGATCCACGCTTCGGACGGCGCGGCGGACGGAATCCGCAAATTGGGCGCGATCGTCAGGCAAAGGGGCGAAAAACGTGGTGAATCGCCGGTAATCGCCGTCGTCAATGTTTTGACGTCGGAAGAATTGGATTTGGCACTTGGGCGGTCAAATGTGATACATGCTGCGCTGCTCGCGGGCCCGGCGAGCAAGACGTTCCTGTCGCGCTGCCAGATGCTGGTCCGATACCGGATGGCCGACGACGACAAGACCGCCGAAGCGGCCAGAAATTCCAGAGCCTGA
- the infB gene encoding translation initiation factor IF-2, whose translation MVDTKTPGDKTLSVPSKTLSLKPRVETGTVRQSFSHGRTKQVVVEKRGKRRVGGDGPGEAHAPEPVVAKPAAPAPRPPQGRPGGPSSGQQQRNTRSGVVLPTLTEDERSARASALADARQRDIEERRQAEEEAKRRAVREAAEKVEREAAEARRKAEEERHRHEEEAKRKAEVEAKRRFGEGEAKPGAAPAAAPARPATAAPASAPAARAPAARTTTATPARTPVVAPRPPGVAAEAADEDEGPRLVRRPGGAVRPVAAPKTTQKPGPQKQRGRLTVVTALNADDVRERSIASFRRRTQRLKGHAANEQKEKLIREVVIPEAITIQELANRMSERAVDVIRMLMKQGAMHKITDVIDADTAQLIAEELGHSVKRVAASDVEEGLFDVVDNSTDTEPRSPVVTVMGHVDHGKTSLLDALRHANVVSGEAGGITQHIGAYQVTSPESGKKITFIDTPGHAAFTAMRARGAKVTDIVVLVVAADDGVMPQTIEAINHAKAAKVPMIVAINKIDKPDARPERVRTELLQYEVQVESLGGDVVDVEVSAKNKTNLDRLLEMIALQAEILDLKTNSQRPAEGTVIEAKLDRGRGPVATVLVQRGTLRIGDIIVAGAEMGRVRALISDQGENLDEAGPSVPVEVLGFNGPPEAGDRLAVVENEARARQVTSYRAHQKRENAAASISGMRGSLEQMMSQLKTAGRKEFPLIVKADVQGSLEAILGSLEKLGTDEVAARILHAGVGGISESDVTLAEGFNAAIIGFSVRANKEAAAAAKRNGIEIRYYNIIYDLVDDIKKAMSGLLAPTLRETMLGNAQILEVFNISKVGKVAGCRVTDGTVERGANVRLIRDNVVVHEGKLSTLKRFKDEVKEVVAGQECGMAFENYGDMRVGDVIECYRIETIQRSL comes from the coding sequence ATGGTTGATACCAAGACCCCTGGCGACAAGACTCTGAGTGTCCCGAGCAAGACGTTGTCGCTGAAGCCGCGCGTCGAGACGGGCACCGTGCGCCAGAGCTTCAGCCACGGCCGGACCAAGCAGGTCGTGGTCGAGAAACGCGGCAAGCGTCGCGTCGGTGGCGATGGCCCCGGCGAGGCGCATGCGCCGGAACCCGTGGTTGCAAAGCCGGCGGCGCCCGCCCCCAGGCCGCCGCAGGGCCGCCCCGGAGGCCCGTCGTCGGGCCAGCAACAGCGCAACACCCGCTCCGGCGTGGTGCTGCCGACCCTAACTGAGGACGAGCGTTCCGCGCGTGCCAGCGCGCTTGCCGACGCGCGTCAGCGCGACATCGAGGAGCGTCGTCAGGCCGAAGAGGAAGCCAAGCGCCGCGCTGTCCGCGAGGCTGCCGAGAAGGTCGAGCGTGAAGCCGCCGAGGCCCGCCGCAAGGCGGAAGAGGAACGCCACCGCCACGAGGAAGAGGCCAAGCGCAAGGCCGAAGTCGAGGCCAAGCGCCGCTTCGGCGAGGGCGAAGCCAAGCCCGGCGCAGCGCCTGCCGCTGCACCGGCCAGGCCTGCCACAGCCGCACCCGCGTCTGCTCCGGCAGCCCGGGCGCCGGCAGCCCGCACCACGACCGCGACGCCTGCGCGCACACCGGTCGTCGCGCCGAGGCCCCCGGGGGTTGCCGCAGAGGCGGCGGACGAAGACGAAGGTCCGCGCTTGGTGCGCCGTCCCGGCGGCGCCGTGCGTCCCGTCGCGGCCCCGAAGACCACCCAGAAGCCCGGCCCGCAGAAGCAGCGCGGACGCCTCACCGTCGTCACGGCGCTCAACGCCGACGACGTGCGCGAGCGCTCGATCGCCTCGTTCCGCCGCCGTACCCAGCGTCTGAAGGGTCACGCCGCGAACGAGCAGAAGGAAAAGCTGATTCGCGAAGTGGTCATTCCGGAAGCGATCACGATCCAGGAACTCGCGAACCGCATGTCGGAGCGCGCGGTCGATGTCATCCGCATGCTGATGAAGCAGGGCGCGATGCACAAGATCACCGACGTGATCGATGCCGACACCGCGCAACTGATCGCCGAAGAACTCGGCCATAGCGTCAAGCGCGTCGCCGCATCCGACGTTGAGGAAGGCCTGTTCGACGTCGTCGACAATTCCACCGACACCGAGCCGCGTTCGCCCGTGGTCACCGTCATGGGTCACGTCGACCACGGCAAGACCTCGCTGCTCGACGCGCTGCGCCACGCCAACGTGGTGTCGGGCGAAGCCGGCGGCATCACCCAGCACATCGGTGCCTATCAGGTGACTTCGCCGGAAAGCGGCAAGAAGATCACCTTCATCGATACGCCGGGCCACGCCGCGTTCACCGCAATGCGCGCCCGCGGCGCCAAGGTCACCGACATCGTCGTGCTGGTGGTCGCGGCCGATGACGGCGTGATGCCGCAGACGATCGAGGCGATCAACCACGCCAAGGCGGCCAAGGTGCCGATGATCGTGGCGATCAACAAGATCGACAAGCCCGATGCGCGGCCGGAGCGCGTGCGCACCGAATTGCTGCAGTACGAGGTGCAGGTCGAATCGCTCGGCGGCGACGTCGTCGACGTCGAGGTCTCGGCCAAGAACAAGACCAATCTCGACCGGCTGCTCGAGATGATCGCGCTGCAGGCCGAAATCCTCGACCTGAAGACCAATTCGCAGCGTCCGGCGGAAGGCACCGTGATCGAAGCCAAGCTCGATCGCGGCCGCGGTCCGGTCGCGACCGTGCTGGTCCAGCGCGGCACGCTGCGGATCGGCGACATCATCGTGGCCGGCGCCGAGATGGGCCGCGTCCGCGCCTTGATCTCCGACCAGGGCGAGAATCTCGACGAGGCCGGCCCGTCCGTTCCGGTCGAGGTGCTCGGCTTCAACGGTCCGCCGGAAGCCGGTGACCGTCTCGCTGTCGTTGAGAACGAAGCCCGCGCCCGCCAGGTCACGAGCTACCGCGCGCACCAGAAGCGCGAGAACGCGGCTGCCTCGATCTCCGGCATGCGCGGCTCGCTCGAGCAGATGATGTCGCAGCTCAAGACCGCAGGCCGCAAGGAGTTCCCGCTGATCGTCAAGGCCGACGTGCAGGGCTCGCTGGAAGCGATCCTGGGCTCGCTCGAGAAGCTCGGCACCGACGAAGTCGCCGCCCGCATCCTGCATGCCGGCGTCGGCGGCATCTCGGAGTCCGACGTCACGCTGGCGGAAGGCTTCAACGCCGCGATCATCGGCTTCTCGGTCCGAGCCAACAAGGAAGCCGCGGCCGCAGCCAAGCGCAACGGCATCGAGATCCGCTACTACAACATCATCTACGACCTCGTGGATGACATCAAAAAGGCGATGTCCGGCCTGCTCGCGCCCACGCTGCGCGAAACCATGCTGGGCAACGCGCAGATCCTGGAAGTGTTCAACATTTCCAAGGTCGGCAAGGTCGCGGGTTGCCGCGTCACCGACGGCACCGTGGAACGCGGCGCCAATGTTCGCCTGATCCGCGACAACGTCGTGGTGCACGAAGGCAAGCTGTCGACGCTGAAGCGCTTCAAGGACGAAGTGAAGGAAGTGGTCGCCGGCCAGGAGTGTGGCATGGCATTCGAGAACTATGGCGACATGCGTGTCGGCGACGTGATCGAATGTTACCGCATCGAGACGATCCAGCGCTCGCTGTAA
- the rbfA gene encoding 30S ribosome-binding factor RbfA, whose amino-acid sequence MPRQKKSSSPGGSQRQLRVGETVRHAVAEILSQGEVHDPDLEGHIITVPEVHMSPDLKLATVYVMPLGGRDTDAVIAALERNKKFLRGEVAHRVNLKFAPDIRFRVDERFDEAERIEKLLRTPAVQRDLAPDSDDE is encoded by the coding sequence ATGCCCCGTCAAAAGAAGAGTTCCAGCCCCGGCGGATCGCAACGTCAGCTACGCGTCGGCGAAACGGTTCGCCATGCAGTTGCCGAGATTCTGTCGCAGGGTGAGGTCCACGATCCCGATCTGGAAGGCCACATCATCACCGTTCCCGAGGTGCATATGTCGCCGGACCTGAAGCTCGCCACGGTTTACGTGATGCCGCTCGGCGGACGCGACACCGACGCGGTGATCGCCGCGCTCGAGCGCAACAAGAAGTTCCTTCGCGGCGAGGTCGCGCATCGCGTCAACCTGAAATTTGCACCCGACATTCGCTTCCGCGTCGATGAGCGATTCGACGAGGCGGAGCGCATCGAGAAACTACTGCGGACACCTGCGGTGCAGCGAGACCTTGCACCCGATTCGGACGACGAGTGA
- the truB gene encoding tRNA pseudouridine(55) synthase TruB, with the protein MTVMTTNSVIDAKDADARDAERDAFAGPRTDDARRTNNDPRQKQGKQNQQPRRDKRDVHGWVVLDKPIGMTSTQAVAVLKRLFQAKRAGHAGTLDPLASGGLPIALGEATKTVPFVMGGRKRYRFTVSWGEERDTDDTEGRPVRTSESRPTADSIRQLLPRFTGVIEQVPPQYSAIKVQGERAYDLARDGETVELKPRPVEIHELTLVEHRDNGQSVFEAECGKGTYVRALARDMGRILGCFGHICALRRTLVGPFTERDMIPLEQLEALCNRAASGEGSLADALLPVETALDDIPALAVTRADAARLHRGQAVLLRGRDAPNTSGTVYVTVAGRLLALAEIGNGELIPKRVFNLNGLTAGPARNNESN; encoded by the coding sequence ATGACTGTGATGACGACCAACAGCGTGATCGACGCGAAGGATGCCGACGCGCGCGACGCTGAGCGGGATGCTTTTGCCGGGCCGCGCACCGACGATGCGCGCCGCACCAACAACGACCCGCGCCAGAAGCAGGGCAAGCAGAACCAGCAGCCGCGCCGCGACAAGCGCGACGTCCATGGCTGGGTGGTGCTCGACAAGCCGATCGGAATGACCTCGACGCAGGCCGTGGCCGTGCTCAAGCGCCTGTTCCAGGCCAAGCGCGCCGGCCATGCCGGCACGCTCGATCCGCTCGCCTCCGGCGGCCTGCCGATCGCGCTGGGCGAGGCCACCAAGACGGTGCCGTTCGTGATGGGCGGCCGCAAGCGCTACCGCTTCACGGTCAGCTGGGGCGAGGAGCGCGACACCGACGACACCGAGGGACGGCCGGTCAGAACCAGCGAGAGCCGGCCGACCGCCGATTCGATCCGCCAACTGCTGCCGCGCTTCACCGGGGTGATCGAGCAGGTCCCGCCGCAATATTCGGCGATCAAGGTGCAGGGCGAGCGAGCCTATGATCTGGCACGCGACGGCGAGACCGTGGAGCTGAAGCCCCGCCCGGTCGAGATTCACGAATTAACCCTTGTGGAACATAGAGATAACGGACAATCCGTGTTCGAGGCCGAGTGCGGCAAGGGAACCTATGTCCGGGCCTTGGCCCGCGATATGGGCCGGATTCTGGGCTGTTTCGGCCATATCTGCGCCCTGCGGCGGACCCTGGTCGGTCCGTTTACCGAGCGGGACATGATTCCGCTGGAACAGTTGGAGGCTTTATGCAATAGAGCCGCGTCTGGCGAGGGCAGCCTCGCCGACGCGCTTTTGCCCGTTGAGACCGCGCTGGACGACATCCCGGCACTGGCCGTCACACGGGCTGATGCGGCAAGGCTCCACCGGGGCCAGGCCGTTTTGTTGCGCGGACGGGATGCGCCCAATACCAGCGGCACAGTCTATGTCACGGTGGCAGGCCGACTTCTCGCGCTTGCCGAAATTGGCAATGGCGAACTCATCCCCAAGCGCGTGTTCAACCTGAACGGACTGACTGCCGGTCCGGCTCGCAACAATGAAAGTAACTGA
- the rpsO gene encoding 30S ribosomal protein S15: MSITAERKAEVIKTNANKAGDTGSPEVQVAILSERINNLTEHFKSHVKDNHSRRGLLKLVSTRRSLLDYIKRKDEARYKALLEKHNIRR; the protein is encoded by the coding sequence ATGTCGATTACCGCCGAACGCAAAGCGGAAGTCATCAAGACGAATGCCAACAAAGCCGGCGACACCGGCTCGCCCGAGGTTCAGGTCGCGATCCTGTCGGAACGCATCAATAACCTCACCGAGCACTTCAAGAGCCATGTGAAGGACAACCATTCACGCCGTGGCCTCCTGAAGCTCGTGTCGACGCGTCGCTCCCTGCTTGACTACATCAAGCGCAAGGACGAGGCGCGGTACAAGGCGCTGCTCGAGAAGCACAACATCCGTCGTTGA
- the pnp gene encoding polyribonucleotide nucleotidyltransferase has protein sequence MFNSHSVEIDWGGRPLKLETGKIARQADGAVVATYGETVVLATVVAAKTPREGVDFLPLTVDYQEKTYAAGRIPGGYFKREGRPTEKETLVSRLIDRPIRPLFVDGWRNETQVIVTVLSHDMENDPDIVSLVAASAALTLSGAPFKGPIGAARVGFANDEYVLNPTLDEMTETQLDLVVAGTADAVLMVESEAKELNEDVMLGAVMFGHRHFQPVINAIIELAEKAAKEPREVTTIDNSEIEKEMLGIAEQDLRKAYAIPVKQERYAAVGAVKEKVLAHFFPEGQEPKYDKLRVAGVFKELEAKIVRWNILDTGKRIDGRDAKTVRNIIAEAGVLPRAHGSALFTRGETQAMVVTTLGTGEDEQYIDALSGTYKETFLLHYNFPPYSVGETGRLGGTKRREIGHGKLAWRAIHPVLPPHHEFPYTIRVVSEITESNGSSSMASVCGASLSLMDAGVPLKRPTAGIAMGLILEGQRFAVLSDILGDEDHLGDMDFKVAGTDQGITSLQMDIKIEGITEEIMKVALGQAKEGRIHILGEMSKALTAARAELGEYAPRIETFKIATDKIREVIGTGGKVIREIVEKTGAKVNIEDDGTVKVASNDGEAMKAAIKWIKSIASDPEVGQIYEGTVVKVMEFGAFVNFFGAKDGLVHISQLAASRVQKTSDVVKEGDKVKVKLLGFDDRGKTRLSMKAVDQETGEDLEAKQKTDAPAPREAAGE, from the coding sequence ATGTTCAATTCGCATTCCGTCGAGATCGACTGGGGTGGACGTCCCCTCAAACTTGAAACCGGCAAGATCGCCCGCCAGGCCGATGGTGCCGTGGTGGCCACCTACGGCGAGACCGTGGTGCTTGCCACCGTCGTCGCGGCGAAGACGCCGCGCGAAGGCGTCGACTTCCTGCCGCTCACCGTCGACTACCAGGAGAAGACCTACGCCGCGGGCCGCATTCCCGGCGGCTATTTCAAGCGCGAAGGCCGTCCGACCGAGAAGGAGACGCTGGTCTCCCGTCTGATCGACCGCCCGATCCGTCCGCTGTTCGTCGACGGCTGGCGCAACGAGACCCAGGTGATCGTCACCGTCCTGTCGCACGACATGGAGAACGATCCGGACATCGTGTCGCTGGTCGCCGCCTCCGCCGCCCTGACGCTGTCGGGCGCGCCGTTCAAGGGCCCGATCGGCGCCGCGCGCGTCGGCTTCGCCAATGACGAATACGTGCTCAACCCGACGCTCGACGAGATGACCGAGACCCAGCTCGATCTCGTCGTCGCCGGCACCGCCGACGCCGTGCTGATGGTCGAATCGGAAGCCAAGGAGCTCAACGAAGACGTGATGCTCGGCGCGGTCATGTTCGGCCACCGCCACTTCCAGCCGGTCATCAACGCGATCATCGAGCTCGCCGAGAAGGCCGCCAAGGAGCCGCGCGAAGTCACCACGATCGACAATTCCGAGATCGAGAAGGAGATGCTTGGCATTGCCGAGCAGGATCTCCGCAAGGCCTACGCGATCCCGGTCAAGCAGGAACGCTATGCCGCGGTCGGCGCCGTCAAGGAGAAGGTGCTGGCGCACTTCTTCCCGGAAGGCCAGGAGCCGAAATACGACAAGCTCCGCGTCGCCGGCGTGTTCAAGGAACTGGAAGCCAAGATCGTTCGCTGGAACATCCTCGACACCGGCAAGCGCATCGACGGCCGTGACGCCAAGACCGTGCGCAACATCATCGCCGAGGCCGGCGTGCTGCCGCGCGCCCACGGCTCGGCGCTGTTCACCCGTGGTGAGACCCAGGCGATGGTGGTGACCACGCTCGGCACCGGCGAGGACGAGCAGTACATCGACGCGCTGTCGGGGACGTACAAGGAAACGTTCCTGCTGCACTACAACTTCCCGCCCTACTCGGTCGGTGAAACCGGTCGCCTCGGCGGCACCAAGCGCCGCGAGATCGGCCACGGCAAGCTCGCCTGGCGCGCGATCCACCCGGTGCTGCCGCCGCATCACGAGTTCCCGTACACGATCCGCGTGGTCTCCGAGATCACCGAGTCGAACGGCTCGTCCTCGATGGCCTCGGTCTGCGGCGCCTCGCTGTCGCTGATGGATGCCGGCGTGCCGCTGAAGCGGCCGACCGCCGGTATCGCCATGGGCCTGATCCTCGAAGGTCAGCGCTTCGCGGTGCTGTCGGACATCCTCGGCGACGAGGATCATCTCGGCGACATGGACTTCAAGGTCGCCGGCACCGACCAGGGCATCACCTCGCTCCAGATGGACATCAAGATCGAGGGCATCACCGAGGAGATCATGAAGGTGGCGCTCGGCCAGGCCAAGGAAGGACGCATCCACATCCTGGGTGAAATGTCCAAGGCCCTGACCGCGGCGCGCGCCGAGCTCGGCGAATACGCGCCGCGCATCGAGACCTTCAAGATCGCCACCGACAAGATCCGCGAAGTGATCGGCACCGGCGGCAAGGTGATCCGCGAGATCGTCGAGAAGACCGGCGCCAAGGTCAACATCGAGGACGACGGCACCGTGAAGGTCGCCTCCAACGATGGCGAGGCGATGAAGGCTGCGATCAAGTGGATCAAGTCGATCGCCTCCGACCCGGAGGTCGGCCAGATCTACGAGGGCACCGTCGTCAAGGTGATGGAGTTCGGCGCGTTCGTGAACTTCTTCGGCGCCAAGGACGGCCTTGTCCACATCAGCCAGCTCGCGGCCAGCCGCGTGCAGAAGACCTCCGACGTCGTCAAGGAAGGCGACAAGGTCAAGGTCAAGCTGCTCGGCTTCG